GATTGCCCGTTGCTTCGCCTTTGTGGGTCCGTATTTGCCTCTCGATGCCCACTTTGCCATAGGCAACTTCATTCGTGATGCCCTCTGCGGCGGTCCCATAAAAATCGCCGGCGACGGCACTCCTATACGGAGCTATCTCTATGCATCTGACTTGGCGGCGTGGCTGTGGACTCTGCTCTTCAAAGCGTCTTCCTCGCGTGCCTATAATATTGGTTCGGAGCAAGGTTTGAGCATCAGAGAATTGGCCGCCGAGATTGTTCACATTCTTGATTGCCCTTTCCCGGTGCAAGTCGCCAAGGTGGCAAATCCCTCAGCCCCGGTCAGCCGCTATGTACCATCGGTTGGCCGCGCGGCGCACGAACTCAATCTTCAAGCATCCATCCCTCTTCACGAATCCATACGACGCACGGCCGCATGGCATCAATCACTAGCCAATATATGATCCGAGTCGCCGATTATATCGCCCAGACCCTTGCCCGGCACGGTATCCGCCATGTCTTCATGGTCACCGGAGGTGGCGCCATGCACCTCAATGACGCTTTCGGTCGCAACCGCGACCTTCAGATTGTCTGCTGCCATCACGAACAAGCCTGCGCCATTGCGGCGGAGACCTATTATCGCACCACGAACCGTATGGCTGCGGTTAACGTCACCACAGGCCCTGGCGGTACCAACGCCATCACTGGCGTCTACGGCGCCTACGTCGATTCCATGGCGATGGTCGTTGTCTCCGGCCAAGTGAAGTGGGAAACGCTCGTGCGCAGCACGGCGCTCCCGCTCCGGCAGCTAGGCGATCAAGAGGTGGACATCATACGCATGATTGAGGGGATCACCAAATACGCCGTCGTCGTGCAAAATCCCCAGTCGATCCGCTACCACCTAGAACGTGCACTGCACCTCGCGTCCCATGGCCGACCCGGCCCTGTTTGGCTTGATGTCCCCATCAACGTGCAAGGAGCCATGATCGATCCCGCTTCGCTCACAGGCTACGATCCAGCCGATGACGCGATCGCGTGGGAGACATCCGACCTCCGCGCAACTGTTGTCGACATCGTCACCCGCCTTCGTGCCGCCGAGCGCCCCGTCATCTACGCTGGCACGGGCGTGCGTCTTTCCGGCCAATACGACACCTTTCTCAGGCTGGCAGAACGTCTCGGCGTTCCCATGGTCGGTGCTTGGAACTCCAACGACCTCCTACCCAACAACCACCTCGCCTATGCGGGGCGCCCCGGATCCATTGGTGACCGTCCAGGTAACTTTACGGTTCAAAATTCCGATTTGCTCATCATTCTCGGCTGCCGGCTGAACATCCGCCTAGTCTCCTACAATTGGGAAAAATTTGCGCGCCGCGCCTACAAGGTCATGGTCGACATCGACGCAGCCGAGCTGAAGAAACCCACCCTTAAGATCGACTTGCCCGTCCACGCCGATCTCAAGGACTTCCTGCCCGCCTTTGAGGAGGCTACACGTGGCTGGAATCCGCGCCATGCTGATTGGCTCGCTTGGTGCCGCGAACGCGTGGCCAAGTATTCCGTGGTTTTGCCCGAATACTGGGATCTCAAGGACAAGGTTAATCCTTA
This genomic stretch from Termitidicoccus mucosus harbors:
- a CDS encoding thiamine pyrophosphate-binding protein; translation: MIRVADYIAQTLARHGIRHVFMVTGGGAMHLNDAFGRNRDLQIVCCHHEQACAIAAETYYRTTNRMAAVNVTTGPGGTNAITGVYGAYVDSMAMVVVSGQVKWETLVRSTALPLRQLGDQEVDIIRMIEGITKYAVVVQNPQSIRYHLERALHLASHGRPGPVWLDVPINVQGAMIDPASLTGYDPADDAIAWETSDLRATVVDIVTRLRAAERPVIYAGTGVRLSGQYDTFLRLAERLGVPMVGAWNSNDLLPNNHLAYAGRPGSIGDRPGNFTVQNSDLLIILGCRLNIRLVSYNWEKFARRAYKVMVDIDAAELKKPTLKIDLPVHADLKDFLPAFEEATRGWNPRHADWLAWCRERVAKYSVVLPEYWDLKDKVNPYCFMDRLSAQLCDGELIVCGDGTACVTAFQTIKIRPRQRLFHNSGCAPMGYDLPGAIGVAIANPGRRVVCLAGDGSVMMNLQELQTIAGRGLPVKIFILNNTGYHSIRQTQANFFADNIVGCGTDSGLSFPDFDKVAHAFGLPFKRCQTHAELDACIEATLIEPGPTLCEIMLDLKQSFAPKLSSRKLDDGRMVTAALEDMAPFLPREELKANMLVPIFES